The Hevea brasiliensis isolate MT/VB/25A 57/8 chromosome 1, ASM3005281v1, whole genome shotgun sequence genome has a window encoding:
- the LOC131181826 gene encoding PRA1 family protein F3-like, producing MTTYGTIPTASSPGATTNIEYISRAKERIKEGLGTRRPWKIMFNFHSFKLPTNLAEALVRLKTNAAYFGMNYAIIILIILFLSLLWHPISLIVFIVMMAAWLFLYFLRDEPLEVFGRTIDDLVVLILLGVLTIVFLLLTHVTLNVIVSLVIGVVAVVVHGVIRKIDDLFLDEEATGLMSTASGGGAASSSS from the coding sequence ATGACCACATATGGCACGATCCCAACCGCATCGTCGCCGGGAGCCACCACCAACATCGAGTACATATCTCGAGCTAAAGAAAGGATCAAAGAAGGGTTAGGCACTCGCAGACCATGGAAAATAATGTTCAATTTCCATTCTTTTAAGCTCCCTACCAATCTAGCAGAAGCTCTGGTCCGACTGAAGACTAACGCCGCTTACTTTGGCATGAACTACGCCATAATAATACTGATAATCTTGTTCTTGAGCCTTCTGTGGCACCCAATCTCGCTTATAGTGTTTATAGTGATGATGGCTGCGTGGTTGTTCTTGTACTTCTTGAGGGATGAGCCATTGGAGGTTTTTGGCCGGACGATCGACGATCTAGTGGTTTTGATCTTACTTGGAGTGCTGACGATAGTGTTCTTGTTGCTGACCCATGTGACTTTGAATGTTATAGTGTCGCTGGTGATCGGAGTGGTGGCTGTGGTGGTGCATGGAGTTATAAGAAAGATTGATGATTTGTTCTTGGATGAGGAGGCTACTGGGTTGATGAGTACTGCAAGTGGCGGTGGTGCTGCTTCCTCTTCTTCTTGA